The genomic interval CGGTTGGCGCGAGCCGCCGCCACACTCCGGGATGCAGCGCGGGAGGTGGGCTATGACGTCTAACCTCGAGCGAAAAGTCGAGCATATAGCGAGCCGGTGGCCTGACATCGTGCCGCTGCATCATGCAGCGCCGCCGGAGTTGCCCGTCGATCAATGGCCGAGCGTGCTGTTCGATTACGTCGAGGGTGCATCGGCAGAAACCGAGACGCCACGGGCGCTGCCCGCCATGCTGGCCGTGGGTGCAATCTCAGCGGCGGTTCAGCGCGTGCTGTCGGTGCAGGTAAAACCGGGCTACGCCGAGCCCGCCAACCTGTTCATCGCCGTGGCGTTGCCGCCGGGCACCCGCAAAAGCCAAGAGTTCAAGCGAGCCAGCCGCCCGCTAGTGCGCTGGGAGGCGAAGCAAAGGGAATCGACTGACGAGCAAAGGGCCGAGGCTGAGTCCAAGCTCGCGACGCATAATCAGCGAGTCTCAGAGCTTCGCAAGAGAGCCGCCAAGGCCACCGACGATGATGAAGCCGAGGATCTAGCCCAGCAGGTTGCGGACCTCGAGGCGAAAGCGCCGACCATCCCAAAGCCGGCGCGGCTTTTCACTGGCGACGTCACCACCGAGCACCTCGGCACGATGATGGCGGAGCAGCGGGAGGCGGTGGCTGTCATGAACGCCGAGGGTGGGCTGTTTGAGACGATGGCCGGGCGCTACGGCAATCAGGTTCCCAATTTCGACCTGTATCTGTCTGGTCATGCCGGTGACTCCGTTCGCGTTGATCGCGGAAGTCGGCAGCCGGTGATGCTGGATGATCCGCGCCTGACGGTCTGCCTCGCGGTCCAGCCGGACGTGCTGAGCGCACTCTCCAGCAAGCCGGGGTTTCTTGGTCGCGGGCTGTTGGGGCGATTCCTTTATGCCGTGCCCGAGTCGAACCTCGGCGATCGTGATGGCGACGGGCCAGCGATGAACGCATGGGTTCTCGACCAGTATGTGGCCGCCGTTGGTGAGTTGATCGACTACGGGCAGACCGCCGATCCCGTGACGGTCCACCTGACCCCCGATGCGTTCCAGACGTGGCAGGCGCTATGGGCCGAGATTGAGGCCGATATGAAGGCCGGCGAGCGGTTCGAGCACATGCGCGACTGGGCAGGTAAGGCACCCGGCGCAGCGGCAAGGCTGGCAGCGCTGTTTCATGCGTTTCGTCATGGCCGCGAGTTGGCAATGCACGAGATCAGCGCCGATGACATGGACGCGGCAGCCGACACCATCCGCGCACTCGCGGATCATGCGGTTGCGGTCTATGACGCTATGCAAGCCGATCCGTTGATCGAGGGGGCTCGCGTGGTGCTGCGCTGGATACGCCGTCACGGGTTGACCACATTCACCGCCCGCCAGTGCTACCAAAACCACAAATCCCGGTATCCGGTTATGTCCGACCTTGAGCCGGTGCTCGCGATGCTGGTGGATCGCAGCTATATCCGCGAGGCCGATCAGGCGATCGGCAAGCCGGGCCGGCCATCGTTGGCGTATGACGTTAATCCGGGGTTCTGGGGTTAATGGGGGTTAAGGGGGCACATATGAAAAACCATCGTGAGGTTAATTCTCTCTCTCCTGATTCAAATGAATCTGTCCAGATAGCGACCCCCAAACCTCAAAACGGGTGGAGCGGATGTTACTGGCGGCGGCTTCTGAGGCGGACGTCGCCGAGCCGCTGGAGGTGCTGGCGGCTGAGTTCGCGGATGACCTCGCTGCTCTCAGGGCTGGTCGCGTTTCATTCTTGGCGCTGGTGGATGCCATGCACACGCTGGCACGGGTTCGCCAGTGGCGACGGGCATGGGGTTAAGGGGGGCACGACAGAGACCGGCCTCGCGGCACCCCGTACCCTTTTCGAGGCCAAGGTGATCGCAAATCACTTGGCAACGGGAATTTAACTAATTGTTACGCCAATAAAATCGGCCACATAAAGGCAGTTTAATCCGGTATTAGTCACGAGATAATCACACATGGGCAAGAAAAATGAGCTACCACCCCGCTATACCCACGACTGGATCGAGTCCCTCGACCAGCGCACGAGTCTGGCCCGCGCTGTTCGCGATCGCCTGCAACGTCTCGAGGCTGACATGGGCGGCGGGGATTCGCTGAGCTATCAGCGGCGCAGTCTCGCCAAGCGGGCCATTTTCATGGAGGCGCTAATTGAGCAGCGTGAGGCAGCCATTGCGCGTGGCGAGGACGTGGATCAGGGGCAGTTAACTCAAGCGACCAACACGCTGATCGGGCTGCTCAAAACCATCGGGCTCGATCGGCGGGCCCGAGATCTGACTCCGGCGGAATACCTGCGGAGTCGCGCCTCGTGAATCACCCCGCGCCTGCAATGTGCGACCCGATTACGGCACTCACGGACCCGAAGCTACTAGCTCCGATGCTACCGGGCGTCGATTCGGGATCGTGGGATGCGTGGCTGGATGTTGTACGCGGGCTGTATGGGATGCCCGTCGAAGATGCGGATCGCTGGCGGCAGCTAACGGGCAGAAAGCCGCCTGAGCAGACGCTCCGGCAGGCGTATGCGCTGGCGGGCAGACGTGGTGGGAAAACCGCGATCAGCGCCGCGCTGGCAATCTATGAGACGTGCCTGCGGGACTGGTCCGCACTCGCGGCACCGGGCGAGCGGATCGTGGGCGCGGTAGTCGCGGCAGACCGGCGGCAGGCTGGGCAGGCCATGCGGTACATGGTTGGCGGGCTCGAGGCCAGTCCGGTGCTCAGGGGCATGATCGAGCGCACCACCACCGAGTCCGTGGATCTGGCAGGTGGTGTCGAGCTGGCGGTGATGACGGCATCCCATCGGTCGATCCGGGGGCGATCATTCGCGGTGCTCATCGCCGATGAGCTGGCCCATTGGCAGGCGGATGGCATGAACCCGGACGTTGAGATCCTTCGCGCTGCGGAGCCCGCGCTGGCGCTGACGGATGGGCTGCTGCTGGGCATATCGACGCCGCACCGGCGGGACGGCGTGCTGTACTCCAGATACCAGCGAAACTGGGGCCGCGACGATGCGCCCGCGCTGGTGATTCAGGCACCGAGCACGACGATGAACCCGCGACTGCCGCAGTCACTGGTGGATGACGCGCTGGCGGAGGATGAGCCGGCGGCGCGGTTCGAATACCTTGCCGAGTTTCGAGATGACCTCGCCAGTTTCGTAGACCGCACACTCGTGGAGTCACTTGTGTCTGACGTGGCCGAGCGCCCGCCAGAGCGGGGGCATCGCTATCGGGCCTTTGTTGACGTGTCCGGTGGGCGAGGCGATTCGTTTACATGGGCCATAGCGCACAACAAAGGTCAGACCGCCATGCTCGATCTGGTGCGTGAGGTTCGACCGCCATTCAACCCCACCGAGGTGGTGGCCCGGTGCGCGGAGGACATTCAGCGCTACCGGCTGCGCGAAGTTACTGGCGACCGCTACGCGGGCGAGTGGGTGACGGAGGCATTCGGCACGGCTGGCGTGAAGTACCAGCCAAGCGAGAAGAATCGCTCGGAGTTGTATCTGGACCTGTTGCCCATGATGACGGCGGGGCAGGTGGAGTTGCTGGAGCATGACCGGCTGGTGAGTCAGTTGGCGTCGCTCGAGCGACGGACAAGAACCGGAGGCAGGGACAGCGTGGACCACCCCCGAAACGGGAGTGATGACGTTGCAAACGCCGCGGCAGGGGCGCTGGTGGCAGCGCCTCGAGTTAGCGGGATTCACAAACTCAATACATGGTGACCAGCAATGCGTGCATTCCGAACCGATGACTGAGCCAGCAATCCGGCCCTTCGTTATGACGGCCAGTTGCCACCGCGCCGAGGGCGCCGCCCTGCTGAGACAAGGCCGATCAATTATAGGATGGGCCAACCCGAAGGTTTCGGGCTGGCCCTCTAGCATGTACCTTAATGCCTAGCACAGCCCTGATGCTCAAACAAAGCCATGCCCTATTTTTAGAAATGATAAACGATACCGAGATCAACGGTCTGTTCAATCGGATCGAAATCTACGTCATCGACTGTCTCGTCGGAATAATCATAGCGCATGGCTTCTAGCCGAAGGCCGATATTCTGAGAGGCCATGTACTCAACTCCAAGCCCAATGCCGACTCCAGTGAAGTCTTCATCCCCGCTACCAACGTCGTCGAACGATAATTCGAATTCCCTCTCGCCATATGCAATTTTGCCGTATATCAGAAGCCCTGGATTTGGAACAAAGCCAATTCTCGCTGCTACTGCATAGCCGTCTCCAGTCTCTGCATCAACCCGGTCTCCGTCAATATTGGCCACTCGCCCGTCGAGATTGTTTGTAAGCGTATATTGACCTTCCGCTCCGAAATAAAACTGGCCTTGCTGCACACCGTAGCCCGCGATTACATCCAACTTGGTGAATATGCTATCTTCGATTCCGAGATTAAGAACATCGCCGTCGGCGTCTTCTTCAATGGTAGCAGATGTGAACAGACCAGTGGAGCCACCTATATAAGCACCGGTGAAATCTGCATTCGCGGACGAACCAAAACCCAGCAAAATAAGACCTGAAAAAGCAGTTGCCAATTTTTTCGCTCTATTCATTTCTACTATCCCCAATGGTTTTATGTCTTCCTTAAAAAAACGATGCTTACATGGATCTCTCCGTTTTTTAGAATATGTCGCATTCCTTTGGAGGCGTCAACTATTGTTTAAAGTCGAATCTTACCGATAAACATTAGGGATATTACAAAGCTTTTCGGTGTGGAGATATGCGAGAAACGGTGATCTTGCCCAGTAACAGTGGACACTCGATTAAGTCGCTATCCGGGCTTCGAACGCATCGGGGCTGATGTATCCGAGGGCAGAATGGCGACGGGTTCGGCTGTACTCCACTTCGATGTGCTCGAAAAGGGCTTGGCGCACGGCATCGGGGTGCATCAGCGACACATCGTGGATGCTTTCGACCTTCAGGCTGTGGAAGAAGCTTTCCACCACCGCATTATCGTAGCAATTGCCACGGCCGCTCATGCTGGCGATCAGCCCGTAGCGACGGATCAGGTTGCGATGGTCCCAGCCACAGTAAACGCTGCCACGCTCGGTGTGCATGATCACACCGCTCGGCTCGCCACGCCGGGCCAGCGCCGCTCGCAGCGCCGCGCAGGCAAGCTCAGCGTCGATGCGCGTGCTGGTCGCCCAGCCGATCACCTTGCGCGTGCACAGATCCAGAACCACTGCGAGGTAAAGCCAGCCCTGGGTAGTCCGCAGGCCGGTGATATCACTGGGCGTGCCGAGGCGCTCGATTACCGCATCGAGGCGTTGCTCGGCTGACGTGGCGCGCTGCTCTGCGGCGTCGGCGCGCCGGTCCCAATGAAAGCGGCACCCCCGTGGCTTATGGCTGCGGGGGTTTTTTAATGCCCTGACACCGCCACCCGATACTCACGAGCAAGCTGCTCACGAGTGCCATGCCCCTCGGACACGAGGTAGTCGATGTAAATCCTGAGCCCCTCTTCGGCATGCTCACGGGTGGGCAAGTCGCCTGAGAACCGCCCACCCTTTTTCTTGTGGGTGATGTAGTGCGGCATTCTAGGTTGTGACTAAGTTGTGACTAATGCGTTTCGGGTTGTCGGGCGGCGCTAGCTAAGTGGTTGTTTTTATTGGCTCCCCGGGACGGATTCGAACCGCCGACCCAGTGATTAACAGTCACTCGCTCTACCGCTGAGCTACCGGGGAATTGCTGATTGGCCGAAGCGCGTAGTGTAGCGATTCGGGCCGCGTCGTCAACCGGCGCGGCCCGGGGTCGCCGGGCCTCAGTCGCGGCCGAAAACGCCTTCCAGCCGGTCCATGGCCTTCTCGAGATTCTCCATGCTGGTGGCATAGGAGATCCGCGCATGGCCTGACAGGCCAAAAGCGGTCCCGGGCACCAGGGCCACGTTGGCCTCCCCGATCAGGTACTCAGCCAGTTCGGTGTCGGTGTCCACAGCGTCCAGCGCCTTCATGGCGCCACTGACGTCGGGGTAAGCATAAAAGGTGCCGTCCCCGGCGATGCAACTGACCCCTTGCATGGCGTTCAGTC from Spiribacter sp. 2438 carries:
- a CDS encoding YfjI family protein, encoding MTSNLERKVEHIASRWPDIVPLHHAAPPELPVDQWPSVLFDYVEGASAETETPRALPAMLAVGAISAAVQRVLSVQVKPGYAEPANLFIAVALPPGTRKSQEFKRASRPLVRWEAKQRESTDEQRAEAESKLATHNQRVSELRKRAAKATDDDEAEDLAQQVADLEAKAPTIPKPARLFTGDVTTEHLGTMMAEQREAVAVMNAEGGLFETMAGRYGNQVPNFDLYLSGHAGDSVRVDRGSRQPVMLDDPRLTVCLAVQPDVLSALSSKPGFLGRGLLGRFLYAVPESNLGDRDGDGPAMNAWVLDQYVAAVGELIDYGQTADPVTVHLTPDAFQTWQALWAEIEADMKAGERFEHMRDWAGKAPGAAARLAALFHAFRHGRELAMHEISADDMDAAADTIRALADHAVAVYDAMQADPLIEGARVVLRWIRRHGLTTFTARQCYQNHKSRYPVMSDLEPVLAMLVDRSYIREADQAIGKPGRPSLAYDVNPGFWG
- a CDS encoding outer membrane protein — protein: MNRAKKLATAFSGLILLGFGSSANADFTGAYIGGSTGLFTSATIEEDADGDVLNLGIEDSIFTKLDVIAGYGVQQGQFYFGAEGQYTLTNNLDGRVANIDGDRVDAETGDGYAVAARIGFVPNPGLLIYGKIAYGEREFELSFDDVGSGDEDFTGVGIGLGVEYMASQNIGLRLEAMRYDYSDETVDDVDFDPIEQTVDLGIVYHF